The Streptomyces rubrogriseus genomic sequence GGGACCGTCTTGACCCTGACCGTCTGTTCCAGAACGACTACTTGCGTCGGGTTCTGGGGTCGTAGCCGAGGCGTCCGGGTCGGGGGCTCCGGTGCCGTCGGCCTCCTCGTCGCCGTCGGCGTCCGGGGTGGGCGTCGGGCTGGACGCCGTACCGCCGCCCTCCGTCGAACCGGCGCCGGACGACGGGCTCCCGTCGGTTGCGTCCGGGCTCCCGGAGGGGGTGGGGGCCGGGGCCTCGCTGCCGGAACCGGAGTCCTTCGCGTCGCCCGGGTCACCGGAGCCCCCGGAGTCCCGGCCGTCCTGCGGGTCTTCCGCGCCGCCGGAGTCGCCGGACTCCCCCGAATCGGCGGCGGACTTGCCGTGTCCGGTGAAGGCGCTGCCGACGGTGGTGCTGTGGCCGCCGCTCAGGTTCTGGCCGGAGGCGACCTCGTACACCGTGATCCCGGCCATGGTGACGCCGAAGACGAGGGCCGCCGCGACCAGCGGGCGGCGCCAGCCCCTGGTCCGCGCGCGGTAGACGGTGCCCTCGGTGAACTCCCCCGAAGCCGAAGCCGAAGCCGGGTCCGGCGCCGCGGCCGGAACCGACGCGGTTCGCCCGTCGATCCGCACGGCAGCGACGGTGCGCTTCACCCGGATCTGCTCCCCGGTGCGCTTGAAGAAGTGCTGGAGCACCGAGCCCCCGCAGGTGGCGACGACACTGATCAGGCCGGCTCCGGCGATCGTGCCGTACACACCGAAGGAGGAGGCGAGTTTGGCGGCCACCACCGCCGCCAGGGCGCTGCCCGCGACCTGGGGGACGCTCAGGTCGATGCGCCTGGACTCCCCCTTCGAACGCACGTCCGCCACGCCCGCGTCATCGGACCTTTCACGCATCGTCGGACCTTGCCTGCCTTTCCCGTACGGGATCGATCAACTGCATGAGAAAGGGACGTGCGGCCGAAACCATTAGTTCCGTTTCTGGTGATTGCGTGAAGTACGCCACGTCCAAGATCGCGGAAATCGCGCCAGGGACGGCCGAGCGCCACCTCTTGCCAGAAGTTGGGCGGCGCGCCAATCCACGCACGTGGTCCGAATGGAGTACTGTTGCGAGCCCTGGAGCTGGTCTCCCGACAGGGGGTCCGGCACCTTGAAGGACCGCCGGGAGGGGGCTAGTTGCACAGGGTGACGAGGTTGGTCACTTAGCGTTGCGAACAGGTAACCGTGCCATAACGGCGATCCAGGGCCCGTGCCCGACACGCCGGGCAACTCGGCAAGGTTGTGGCAGGCTGCACCCGGGCAGGCCACACTCGACAGAGCGGAAGCAGCGACGCACGTGACGTCGGCAGGCACCACCCGGGAGGTCCCCATGCCCGAACTGCGTGTCGTGGCCGTCTCGAATGACGGCACACGGCTGGTGCTGAAGGCTGCGGACAGCACGGAGTACACGCTTCCGATCGACGAGCGGCTCCGTGCCGCCGTACGCGGCGACCGTCCCCGCCTCGGCCAGATCGAGATCGAGGTGGAGAGCCATCTCCGCCCCCGCGACATCCAGGCGCGTATACGTGCCGGCGCGACCGCGGAAGAGGTCGCCCAGATGGCCGGCATCCCCGTCGATCGCGTACGGCGCTTCGAGGGCCCCGTGCTGGCCGAGCGCGCCTTCATGGCGGAGCGGGCCCGCAAGACCCCCGTCCGCCGCCCCGGCGAGAACTCCGGGCCGCCCCTCGGCGAGGCCGTCCAGGAGCGGCTGCTGCTGCGCGGCGCCGACAAGGACACCGTCCAGTGGGACTCCTGGCGCCGCGACGACGGCACCTGGGAGGTCCTGCTGGTCTACCTGGTCGCGGGCGAACCGCACTCGGCGAGCTGGACGTACGACCCGCCCCGGCGGCTCGTCCAGGCCGTCGACGCGGAGGCGCGCGCGCTGATCGGGGAGTCCGACGACCTCGCCGCGCCCGAGCCCAGCTTCCCGTTCGTGCCGCGCATCGCGCGACTGCCGCGCGACCGGCCGCTGGACCGCACCCTCGACCGGGAGCAGCGGGAGCGTCCGAGCCTGCCCCCGCCGCCGTCCGAGCCGGTCGACGACACCGCGGCCACCGCCTCGGCCGAGCGCGAGCGCGACTCGCTCACCAGCCTGCTGGAGGCCGTACCGAGCTTCCGCGGCGACCTGGTGGTGCCCGAGCGCGCTCCGGATCCGGTGGAGGAGCCCGTCGAGGAACCCGAGGTGGAGGAGCCGCCCGCGCCCGCCGCGTCGGCCGGTTCCGCCTACGCCGACGTGCTCATGCCGCGCTCGGTGGCGAGCCACCGCGACCGCCTCACCGGCTCCACCGACCGCCAGGCCGAGGCCGACGGCGTCCGGCCGGGTCGCCGCGCGGCGGTGCCGAGCTGGGACGAGATCGTGTTCGGCACGCGGCGCAAGAAGCAGGAGTAGTCGGTCCTCGCCGAATGACGTGACCGAGGTCGGGGCCGCACCCGGGTGGGTGCGGCCCCGATCGCGTGCCAACGGCCGACTGCGCGTACGGACTTGCCGCGGACGGGTCGACGGGTTCGGCCCTCGTGCGGGCGCCGCGCCGCCCTCGGTGCCAGGTCCTGCTTCCGGACCGGCCCCCGCTCCCGGCGGGCATGGCCCCGCCACACCCCGGCCCGGGGTCCCACGCGCGGTGACCGGGGCCTCCTGCGCGCGAGTCCGCCACCCACGCGCAGCGCACCCCTCTACTGCGGGTCGGGGCCCACCGCGACCGGCCGGGCCGGGTCCGACGACCACTCGGACCAGGAGCCCACGTACAGCGCCGCCTCGATCCCCGCCACCGCCAGGGCGAGCACTTCGTGGGCACCCGACACGCCCGAGCCGCAGTACACGCCGACCGCGCCGTCCTCCGTGGCGCCGAGGGTCTTGAAGCGTGCCCGGAGTTCCTCGGCGGGCAGGAAGTGCCCGTCCGGGGCCACGTTGGCGGTCGTCGGCGCGGACACGGCGCCCGGGATGTGGCCGCCGACCGGATCGATCGGCTCGACCTCGCCCCGGTAACGCTCCCCCGCGCGGGCGTCGAACAGCACCCCGGACCGGGCCAGCGCGGCCGCCCCGTCCGCGTCCAACAGACCCGTGGCGCCCGGCGCCGGCGCGAAGTCGCCCTCCGCGGGCGCCGTGACGTCCGTCGACAGCGGCGCCTCCCAGGACGGCAACCCGCCGTCGAGGACCCGCACGTTCGGGTGACCCGTCCAGCGCAGCAGCCACCAGGCGCGGGCCGCCGCCCATCCCTGCCCGCCGTCGTAGACCACGACCGGCCGCCCGTGCGACACGCCCGCCCGGCGCATCGCCGCGCCGAACTCTCCCACCTCGGGCAACGGGTGCCGGCCGTGCGCGCCGGGCGCGGAGGCGAGTTCGCGGTCCAGGTCGACGTAGACGGCACCGGGCAGGTGCCCGGCCGCGTACTCGGCCCGGCCGTCGAACGGCGGGGCGCCGGCCGCCTTCGCCGTGCTCAGCTGCCAGCGGACGTCGAGCAGGACGGGCGGATTGGCGCCCGCCAGTTCGTCGACGAGTTCGGATGCGGAGATGATGGCGTTCATGGCCCCATCCTGACGTACCGAGTGGCCGAGGCGTCGTTGTCGGGCTACTCTGCCCGCCGGACAGTACCGATCACGAGGCGTACGGGTTCGGCCACATGCTGTACTGCCCGGGCAGGCGGGCTGCCCCACGAGCGCGAGCACGCCCGAAGCACGCACCGGAACCCGGTGCCGGTGCCGAGGCCCGTCGGAGCGGAAGCGGACGCACGGCCCGGAGGGCCGAGAAGAGGGTGACGATGACCGACGCACGGGGATCGGACGGCCGGATCGGCGAGACGAACGCCCGACGCGCGCCCGGCACGCCCTGCTGGGTGAGTCTGATGGTGCACGGACCGGCCGCCACCCACGACTTCTACGGTGCCCTGTTCGGCTGGGAGTTCCGGCCCGGCCCCCAGCAACTGGGCCCCTACGCGCGGGCCCTGCTCGACGGGCGGGAGGTGGCCGGCATCGGGCAGCTGCCCCCGGACCGGCAACTGCCCACCGCCTGGACGCCGTACTTCGCCTCCGACGACGTCAACCGGACGGCGGAAACGGTGCGCCTGTGCGGTGGCACGGTCGGTGTCGGCCCCCTGGACGCGGGCGAGGCCGGCCGCATGGCCCTGGGCTCCGACCCGGCCGGCGCCGTCTTCGGGGTGTGGCAGGCGGCCGCGCACCTGGGCACGGCCGTCACGGGCCGGCCCGGCACACCGGCCTGGAACGAACTGCTGACGTACGAGACGGCGGGCGTCGCCAAGTTCTACGAGACGGTCTTCGGCTTCGAACTGCTCCCGGATCCCTCCGCCGACCGCGACTACGTGACCCTGCGCATCGAGGGCCGCCCGGTCGCCGGCATCCACGGCGTGGGCGACGCCCTGCCGCGCGAGCGGGGTCCGCACTGGACGACGTACTTCGAGGTGGCAGACACGGACGAGTCCGCGGCGCACCTCGTCGACCTGGGCGGGCACGTGCTGGTCCCGGCCCACGACACGCCCCACGGCCGGGTGGCGACGGTGGCGGATCCGGAGGGGGCTCGGTTCACGCTGCTGCACGCTCGGCGGTGACGTGGTGACGGGACCGGCCGTACGCCTGCGACCTCCCGCAGGCCTCGGACCCGCTCAGCCGCTCACCACGGCGAGCAGGGCACGTACCGTCTCCGCCATCGTCTCCCGGCCGCGGGCGACGTAGGGGCGGGGGTCCGTCAGGTCGGGGCGCGCCGCCAGCGTCTCGCGCACCGCGCCCGTGAAGGCGATGTTGAGGGCGGTGCCGACGTTGACCTTCAGGATGCCCGCCCGGACGGCCCGCCGCAGTTCGTCGTCCCCGACTCCCGACGAACCGTGCAGTACCAGGGGTACGGGCACGGCCTCCCGGAGCCGTTCGATCAGCGCGTGGTCCAGGGACGCGGAGCGTTCGGTCATCGCGTGGCTGCTGCCGACGGCGACGGCCAGCGCGTCCACGCCGGTGTCCGCCACGTAGCTCGCCGCTTCCTGCGGGTCGGTGCGCACCCCGGCCGCGTGGGCGCTCGCGGGGGCGTCGGGTTTGCCCCCCACGTACCCGAGTTCGGCCTCCAGCCACAGGCCCGCGCCGTGGGCCCACTGTGCCGCGGCGCGGGTGGCGGCGAGGTTCTCGGCGTAGGGCTGTGCCCCGGCGTCGAACATCGCGGAGGAGAACCCGGCGTCGGCGGCCGTGCGCAGCAGCCGCATGTCCGTCACGTGGTCCAGGTGCAGCGCGACGTCGACGTCGCATGCCTTGCCGACCTCGGCCGCGGCCCGTGCGATCGGCTCGACGCGGCCGCCGTGGAACCGCACGGCGTTCTCGCTGATCTGCAGGATCACGGGGGCGCCCGCGGCCTGCGCACCGGAGGTGATCGCCTCGGCGTGCTCCAGCGTGATCACGTTGAACGCCGCGACGGCCCGGCCTGCGGCGGCGGCCTCCGAGACGAGTTCGCGCGTGGGAACCAGGGGCATGGGGGTGTTCCCCTCGCTTTCGTGTTGCTTCGACGGTCGGTCGGTCCGGCCGGTACGGCGGTTGCCGTCCGCACCGGCCGGTACGGGTGGGTGGGCGTTCGGGACTAGCGTGCGACGGAACTCACGTCGTCGTCCGCCGCACCCGGTGCCACGGAACTCTCGCCGCTCTTCTCGTCGCTGTAGACCATCAGCGTCGAACCCGCGAGGGCGAGCACGATGCCGAGGGCGCCCCACACGCTGGGCAGCGTCTGGTAGACCGCCAGGGACAGCACGATGGTCAGGACCGGGGCGAGTGCGTTGGTGATGGGGGCGACCACGGTGGCCTTGCCCCGGCTGAACGCCATGACCAGGAACAGCGCGCCGACCGCGTTGAGGACCTGCGTCACCGCGGTGAGGGCCGGTGCCTGCCAGGGAGCCCCGGACGGGAAACCGCCCATGATCGCGAACGCCACGGGAACCAGCAGCAGTCCGCTGATGGTCATCCATCCGAAGGTGGTCGCGTCGTTGACCCCGACGAGCGCGGCCTTGCGCATGCAGAACGCCTGCACGCCCCAGGCGACGCAGATCAGGATGGCCATCGGCAGCCACGGGCCGTGCGCGTCCGAGTCGCCACCGCCGCTGGGGATGCTGAGCAGCACGATCGCCACCAGCGCCGCGACCACGCCCACGACGGCGAGCCGGGTGATCCGCTCCCGCAGCAGCACCGTCGCCATGAGGACGGTGATGACCGGGGACAGGGACACCAGGGGGAAGATCAGGTACGCGGGCCCGTCGGCGAGCGCCTGGAACAGCAGCAGTTGTCCGCCGGCGCCGGTGAGGCCCGCGATCAGTCCGTACATCGCGGCGACCGGCCGGCGGTCGAACGTGTTGCCGCGCATCGCGAAGTACGCGGGGATGAGCATCGTGAAGGCCCAGATGATGTAGATCATCTCGTTGGGGTAGCCGTACCTGCTGTTCGGCTCGCTGGAGAAGGCGCCCCACACGCCCCAGAACAGGACCAGCAGCGACGCGTACAGGATCCAGCCTCTTGTGCCGTTCTTCATTGTTCGTCCTCTCCTGAGGCGAGGGACCCTGAGGCCTTGCGCAGCGCGTCGAGCGCCGGCCGGTCGAGCGGGGTTCCAGCGAGTTTCGCCGCGTACAGGGCGGCGCCCACGACGGGCTCGTACAGGGGGTGTCGCAGCTCGTAGCCCGCGAAGCGGCTCTTCAGCCCGGTGGTGAACGCCTCCAGGACCGGGGCGGCGCCGAAGGTACCGCCGGAGTAGGAGACGGGCACGGTCTCGTCCGGGCCGAACCCGAGCCGTTCGCGGGTGGCTTCGACCAGCAGGGCGAGTTCGCGGCCGGCCTCCGCGAGGATCGCCGCGGCGGTCTCGTCGCCCGCCGCGGCCGCCTCGGCCACCGAGCGGCTCAGTGCGGCGATCCGGCCGCGGTCGCCCTGCCACCGGTTGTGCACGACGTCGATCACGTCGAGGTCCGACTCCAGGCCGAGCCGGCTTCGGAACACCCCGGCCAGGGGGCCCTCGGGGAGCCGTCCGTCGCTCATCCGGGAGAAGGCGTTGAGGCCGCGGATCGCGATCCAGTACGCCGATCCCTCGTCGCCGAACGACTCGCTCCAGCCGCCGATGCGTACGCCCCGGCCCTGCCGCTCGCCGTAGGTCATCGAGCCGGTGCCGCTGATGACGTTGATGCCGTCGGCCGCGCCCAGCGAACCGGCCCAGCCGCAGACCATGTCGTTGTCGCACGCGTAGCGGTCGTGCCCGAGCACGGCCCGCGGTGTCGCGTCGAGCACGGGCAGGTCGCGGGCCGCCTCCCCGTAGCCGGGCAGGCCGAAGAAGGCGTACTCGATGTCGGCCGGGGACAGTTCGGCCGCCGCGCAGACGGTGCCGACGCCTTCCCTCAGCACCCGCTCGACGAGCTCGATGCCGTGGGAGAAGTAGTACGAGCTTGCCGCCTGGGCACGCGCCACCACTTGTCCGGACCGGTCGACCAGATAGAACGCGGTTTTCGTACCGCCGCCGTCGACACCCAGGAACATCGTCGTACCTCCGTCCGGCGCCCTCGATCCGCGCCGTTGCTGACTTCGATCAGTCGTTCAAGGAGTGCAGGGTCACGCCCTGCACCACGCGGTTGACCTCACCCGAGGGGAACGGGTTGTCGGGCCGCAGACCCCGGACCCGGGAGGCGCGCAGGGCGATGAGCTGGGCGTACACCACGGCGGGCAGTGCCAGGGCGGCGTCCTCGACGTCGCCGAGGCCCGGGAGCGGCCAGGCATCGGTGCCCTCCGTTCCCGCGCCGCTCTCCGCGGAGACCGCGACGACACTGCCGACGGGAAGGTTTCCGCGCAGCTCCGCGACGATGTCGTGGTCGTACTGGCGGGTGTACGGGTCGTTCGACACGTACACCACCGCGACGGAACGTTCGTTGAGCACCGCCTTGGGACCGTGCCGGAAGCCCAGTGAGGACTCCGCGACGGCCATGAGCGTCCCGCCGGTGAGCTCCAGCACCTTCAGCGCCGACTCCTCGGCGAGGCCCTTCAGCGGGCCGCTGCCGAGGAAGACGATGCGCTCGGGTGCGCGGTCCACCAGGGCGCCGGCCGTGCGGTCGGCGGCGTCGTCCTCGATGATCGACTCCGCTGCCCGTGCCAGGCGTTCGGCGAGCCCGTCGCGGCCGCCCCCGCCCAGGGCGAGCAGTGCCGCGAGCGTCATGCAGGTGAAGCTCGACGTCATGGCGAAGCCGCGGTCGTTGGACGCGGCCGGCATCAGCAGCACGTGCGACCGCTGCCGCTGCGCGTGTTCGCGCGCCAGGCGGCCCTGGTCGTTGCAGGTGATCACGAGGTGGTGCACCTCGGAGAGGACCTGGTCGGCCAGGGCGGTGGCGGCGACGGACTCCGGGCTGTCACCCGACCGGGCGAAGGAGACCAGCAGCGTGGGCAGGTCCTCGGCGAGGCACCCGCGGGGGTCGGCGACGAGGTCCGTGGTGGCAACCGCGTCGACGCGCCGCCCCAAGTGCCGTGCCAGGGAGGGCTGGAGCACCTGCCCGGCGAACGCGGAGGTCCCGGCGCCGGTGAGCACCACGCGCAGGTCGCCGCGTGCCACGAGCGGACCCAGGAACGCGTCCAGCGCTTCCCGGGAGGTTCCGACGATCCGGTCGACCTCCCGCCACAGGGCGGGCTGCTGGGCGATCTCGCGGACGGTGTGGACGGCGCTGTCGTCGACGGGCAGCGTGCCGGGGGGCGTGGTCACACGAACTCCCTCTGGTTCTGGTTCCGGTTCTGGTTCCGGTCCTGGTCGGCGGCGCGGTCGTAGTCGCGCAGGACGTCGCGGACGTGGTCCACGACCAGTTCGCGCGGGCGGGCGGCCAGCTCGCCGCGGCGGACGCGGGCGTACTGGAGCGGAAGGTGCGCGCTGAGCAGGGGCAACGGGACGGCCGTGGCCGAGAGGTTGGCCAGCAGTCGGGTCTGGGCCGCTTCGATCTCGGGGTCGGCCCAGTAGTAGCGCATCCGGTCGCTGTAGCTGTAGCGGCGTGCGAGGCGCTGCTCGGCGTCGCCGCCCGGGTAGTAACCCTCCCACTGGGCGGGCTCGGCGAGCATCCGCCGCTCGACGACCTCGGGAAGCCGTGACCGCTCGCCGGCCGGCACCAGCTCGTCCTCGATCGCGGCGAGGGCGAACAGCGCCTCGCGCAGGGCGAAGGTCAGCCCGGGGCCCACCTTGAGGACCGCCCAGTGGTCCTCGACCAGCGCGGTGAGCGCCTCGGCGGTCTGGTAGTCGGTCGAGTGGGCCTCGTAGACCATGGTGGGCTCGTCGTCGAGGACCTTGCGCAGTTCCTCGGTCGACTCCCGCCGGTAGTCGACGACCCGCAGGTGGTCGAACTCCACGGCCGGCTGCACCACCAGGGCCATGACGCGCGGCCAGGCCCCTTCGACGCCGTGCCGGGCGAACGCCTTCCGGTGCTGCTCCAGGGTCGCGCAGGCCGCCTCGGGCGTGGTGGGCACCAGGGCGCCGAGCGTCTCGTGCGCGCCGCCGGGCGTCGGCACCTCGGTACCGATCACATACCGGATCCGCTCCGCCCGCTCCGGGCCCACCGTGTCCTCGGCCACCCGGATCAGACGCGCGGCGCGTTCGGCGACCACGTCGTCGGTCAGCGGTGCGGGGTCACCGGCGCACGCGAAGCTGCAGTCCAGGTGGATCTTGGTGAAGCCCGCCTCCGCGTAGGCCGCGACCAGCGCGTCGGCCTCCCCCATCGCCTCGTCGGGCGTCAGGGACTGCCACCGGTTCGGTCCGAGGTGGTCGCCGCCGAGGACGACGCGGTCCAGTGGCAGACCGTGTTCCGTCGCGATGCCGTGCACGAGGTCGCGGAAGTCCGCGGGCCGCAGGCCCGTGTAGCCGCCGTACTGGTCGACCTGGTTGGAGGTCGCCTCCACCAGTACCGGACCA encodes the following:
- a CDS encoding SIS domain-containing protein; this encodes MTTPPGTLPVDDSAVHTVREIAQQPALWREVDRIVGTSREALDAFLGPLVARGDLRVVLTGAGTSAFAGQVLQPSLARHLGRRVDAVATTDLVADPRGCLAEDLPTLLVSFARSGDSPESVAATALADQVLSEVHHLVITCNDQGRLAREHAQRQRSHVLLMPAASNDRGFAMTSSFTCMTLAALLALGGGGRDGLAERLARAAESIIEDDAADRTAGALVDRAPERIVFLGSGPLKGLAEESALKVLELTGGTLMAVAESSLGFRHGPKAVLNERSVAVVYVSNDPYTRQYDHDIVAELRGNLPVGSVVAVSAESGAGTEGTDAWPLPGLGDVEDAALALPAVVYAQLIALRASRVRGLRPDNPFPSGEVNRVVQGVTLHSLND
- a CDS encoding class II fructose-bisphosphate aldolase, with translation MPLVPTRELVSEAAAAGRAVAAFNVITLEHAEAITSGAQAAGAPVILQISENAVRFHGGRVEPIARAAAEVGKACDVDVALHLDHVTDMRLLRTAADAGFSSAMFDAGAQPYAENLAATRAAAQWAHGAGLWLEAELGYVGGKPDAPASAHAAGVRTDPQEAASYVADTGVDALAVAVGSSHAMTERSASLDHALIERLREAVPVPLVLHGSSGVGDDELRRAVRAGILKVNVGTALNIAFTGAVRETLAARPDLTDPRPYVARGRETMAETVRALLAVVSG
- a CDS encoding D-tagatose-bisphosphate aldolase, class II, non-catalytic subunit, with product MESPLDEVVRRQKAGRPQGITSVCSAHPLVIEAAVLQARETGGPVLVEATSNQVDQYGGYTGLRPADFRDLVHGIATEHGLPLDRVVLGGDHLGPNRWQSLTPDEAMGEADALVAAYAEAGFTKIHLDCSFACAGDPAPLTDDVVAERAARLIRVAEDTVGPERAERIRYVIGTEVPTPGGAHETLGALVPTTPEAACATLEQHRKAFARHGVEGAWPRVMALVVQPAVEFDHLRVVDYRRESTEELRKVLDDEPTMVYEAHSTDYQTAEALTALVEDHWAVLKVGPGLTFALREALFALAAIEDELVPAGERSRLPEVVERRMLAEPAQWEGYYPGGDAEQRLARRYSYSDRMRYYWADPEIEAAQTRLLANLSATAVPLPLLSAHLPLQYARVRRGELAARPRELVVDHVRDVLRDYDRAADQDRNQNRNQNQREFV
- a CDS encoding BadF/BadG/BcrA/BcrD ATPase family protein; the encoded protein is MFLGVDGGGTKTAFYLVDRSGQVVARAQAASSYYFSHGIELVERVLREGVGTVCAAAELSPADIEYAFFGLPGYGEAARDLPVLDATPRAVLGHDRYACDNDMVCGWAGSLGAADGINVISGTGSMTYGERQGRGVRIGGWSESFGDEGSAYWIAIRGLNAFSRMSDGRLPEGPLAGVFRSRLGLESDLDVIDVVHNRWQGDRGRIAALSRSVAEAAAAGDETAAAILAEAGRELALLVEATRERLGFGPDETVPVSYSGGTFGAAPVLEAFTTGLKSRFAGYELRHPLYEPVVGAALYAAKLAGTPLDRPALDALRKASGSLASGEDEQ
- a CDS encoding sulfurtransferase, giving the protein MNAIISASELVDELAGANPPVLLDVRWQLSTAKAAGAPPFDGRAEYAAGHLPGAVYVDLDRELASAPGAHGRHPLPEVGEFGAAMRRAGVSHGRPVVVYDGGQGWAAARAWWLLRWTGHPNVRVLDGGLPSWEAPLSTDVTAPAEGDFAPAPGATGLLDADGAAALARSGVLFDARAGERYRGEVEPIDPVGGHIPGAVSAPTTANVAPDGHFLPAEELRARFKTLGATEDGAVGVYCGSGVSGAHEVLALAVAGIEAALYVGSWSEWSSDPARPVAVGPDPQ
- a CDS encoding DMT family transporter, with amino-acid sequence MKNGTRGWILYASLLVLFWGVWGAFSSEPNSRYGYPNEMIYIIWAFTMLIPAYFAMRGNTFDRRPVAAMYGLIAGLTGAGGQLLLFQALADGPAYLIFPLVSLSPVITVLMATVLLRERITRLAVVGVVAALVAIVLLSIPSGGGDSDAHGPWLPMAILICVAWGVQAFCMRKAALVGVNDATTFGWMTISGLLLVPVAFAIMGGFPSGAPWQAPALTAVTQVLNAVGALFLVMAFSRGKATVVAPITNALAPVLTIVLSLAVYQTLPSVWGALGIVLALAGSTLMVYSDEKSGESSVAPGAADDDVSSVAR
- the sepH gene encoding septation protein SepH, translating into MPELRVVAVSNDGTRLVLKAADSTEYTLPIDERLRAAVRGDRPRLGQIEIEVESHLRPRDIQARIRAGATAEEVAQMAGIPVDRVRRFEGPVLAERAFMAERARKTPVRRPGENSGPPLGEAVQERLLLRGADKDTVQWDSWRRDDGTWEVLLVYLVAGEPHSASWTYDPPRRLVQAVDAEARALIGESDDLAAPEPSFPFVPRIARLPRDRPLDRTLDREQRERPSLPPPPSEPVDDTAATASAERERDSLTSLLEAVPSFRGDLVVPERAPDPVEEPVEEPEVEEPPAPAASAGSAYADVLMPRSVASHRDRLTGSTDRQAEADGVRPGRRAAVPSWDEIVFGTRRKKQE
- a CDS encoding VOC family protein; protein product: MTDARGSDGRIGETNARRAPGTPCWVSLMVHGPAATHDFYGALFGWEFRPGPQQLGPYARALLDGREVAGIGQLPPDRQLPTAWTPYFASDDVNRTAETVRLCGGTVGVGPLDAGEAGRMALGSDPAGAVFGVWQAAAHLGTAVTGRPGTPAWNELLTYETAGVAKFYETVFGFELLPDPSADRDYVTLRIEGRPVAGIHGVGDALPRERGPHWTTYFEVADTDESAAHLVDLGGHVLVPAHDTPHGRVATVADPEGARFTLLHARR